The proteins below come from a single Piscinibacter gummiphilus genomic window:
- a CDS encoding lipid A biosynthesis acyltransferase yields the protein MSSRAETLGARALLGVMWCLHLLPLPLLAAVGNGTGRLLYALAGARRKVALRNLELCFPELSAAERERLAREHFRWLGRSILERSLLWFAPAERLKSMIHVEGDVTLAERSPRPVMWLVPHFMGLDVAGVAVLLFQNQYACSMYQAQSNPVMDDIIRKGRLRFGDKAEIFPRSDKALPLIRAIRKGHAFFNLPDMDFGERDAAFVPFFGVPAATLLAPSRMARALDMVVQPVVAEMLPGGQGYKVRFGEPLQNFPTDDAVADTAAMNRWIESEIRRNPAQYLWVHKRFKTRPAGEPSLY from the coding sequence ATGAGCAGCCGCGCCGAAACCCTGGGGGCCCGCGCGCTGCTGGGCGTGATGTGGTGTCTGCACCTGCTGCCCTTGCCGCTGCTGGCTGCGGTCGGCAACGGCACCGGCCGCCTGCTCTACGCGCTGGCCGGTGCGCGCCGCAAGGTGGCGTTGCGCAACCTCGAGCTGTGCTTTCCCGAACTGTCGGCCGCGGAACGCGAGCGCCTGGCGCGCGAGCATTTCCGCTGGCTCGGCCGCAGCATCCTGGAGCGCAGCCTCTTGTGGTTCGCGCCCGCCGAGCGGCTCAAGTCGATGATCCACGTCGAGGGCGACGTGACGCTTGCCGAACGCAGCCCGCGTCCGGTGATGTGGCTGGTCCCGCACTTCATGGGGCTCGATGTGGCCGGCGTCGCCGTGCTGCTGTTCCAGAACCAGTACGCCTGCTCGATGTACCAGGCGCAGAGCAACCCGGTGATGGACGACATCATCCGCAAGGGCCGGCTGCGTTTCGGTGACAAGGCGGAGATCTTTCCGCGCAGCGACAAGGCGCTGCCGCTCATCCGCGCGATCCGCAAGGGCCACGCGTTCTTCAACCTGCCCGACATGGATTTCGGCGAGCGCGACGCCGCCTTCGTGCCGTTCTTCGGCGTGCCGGCCGCGACGCTGCTCGCGCCCTCGCGCATGGCGCGTGCCCTCGACATGGTGGTGCAGCCGGTGGTTGCGGAGATGCTGCCGGGCGGACAGGGCTACAAGGTCCGCTTCGGTGAGCCGCTTCAAAACTTTCCGACGGACGACGCGGTGGCCGACACCGCCGCGATGAACCGCTGGATCGAAAGCGAGATCCGCCGCAACCCGGCGCAGTACCTGTGGGTGCACAAGCGCTTCAAGACCCGGCCGGCGGGCGAACCATCGTTGTATTGA
- a CDS encoding lysophospholipid acyltransferase family protein has translation MLTLFHWFASLPLALLHALGAFLGWVTYLLSPTYRRRMAANAAQAGLSPAQWKPAIASAGRMVMELPFLWMRKPDEPILPRVRFEGEALLGAALARGKGVLLLTPHMGCFEVAAQAIAERFGATRPITVLYRPARKPWLRELVKTSRERPQLYAAPASLSGVRQMIRALRKGEMVGLLPDQVPPEGMGVWAPFFGREAYTMTLATRLVQQTGAELLLTWVERLPRGAGYVQRFFPFPEPLPQDGQAAAEAINRAMEGLIRQCPQQYLWGYHRYKTPRAQAAADEVSA, from the coding sequence ATGCTCACGCTCTTCCACTGGTTTGCGAGTCTCCCGCTCGCATTGCTTCACGCCCTGGGCGCCTTTCTGGGCTGGGTCACCTATCTGCTGTCGCCGACCTATAGGCGCCGCATGGCGGCCAACGCGGCCCAGGCCGGGTTGAGCCCGGCCCAATGGAAGCCGGCCATCGCCTCGGCGGGGCGCATGGTCATGGAGTTGCCCTTTCTCTGGATGCGCAAGCCGGACGAGCCGATCCTCCCGCGCGTGCGATTCGAAGGCGAGGCCTTGCTGGGGGCTGCGCTGGCCCGCGGCAAGGGCGTGTTGCTGCTGACGCCCCACATGGGCTGCTTCGAGGTCGCGGCGCAGGCGATTGCCGAACGCTTCGGCGCCACCCGCCCGATCACCGTGCTCTACCGCCCGGCACGCAAGCCCTGGCTGCGCGAACTGGTCAAGACCTCGCGCGAGCGGCCGCAGCTGTATGCGGCGCCGGCTTCGCTGTCGGGCGTGCGACAGATGATCCGGGCCCTGCGCAAGGGCGAGATGGTCGGTCTGTTGCCCGACCAAGTGCCGCCCGAAGGCATGGGCGTGTGGGCGCCCTTCTTCGGCCGCGAGGCCTACACGATGACGCTGGCCACGCGGCTGGTTCAGCAGACGGGCGCCGAGCTGCTGCTGACCTGGGTGGAGCGTCTCCCGCGCGGCGCGGGCTACGTGCAGCGCTTCTTCCCCTTTCCCGAGCCGCTGCCCCAAGACGGACAAGCGGCGGCCGAGGCCATCAACCGGGCGATGGAAGGCCTGATCCGCCAGTGCCCGCAACAGTACCTGTGGGGCTACCACCGCTACAAGACGCCGCGCGCGCAGGCCGCCGCGGACGAGGTGTCCGCATGA
- the metK gene encoding methionine adenosyltransferase, producing the protein MSNDFLFTSESVSEGHPDKVADQISDAILDAIFKQDPRSRVAAETLTNTGLVVLAGEITTNAHVDYIQIARDTIKRIGYDNTEYGIDYKGCAVLVAYDKQSNDIAQGVDHASDDHLNIGAGDQGLMFGYACDETPELMPAPIYYAHRLVERQAQLRKDGRLPFLRPDAKSQVTMRYVDGKPHSIDTVVLSTQHSPDQSETQHKMKASFTEAIIEEIIKPVLPKEWLKETRYLINPTGRFVIGGPQGDCGLTGRKIIVDTYGGACPHGGGAFSGKDPSKVDRSAAYAARYVAKNIVKAGLAKQCQIQVAYAIGVAKPMNVTVYTEGTGVIPDDKIAALVNEHFDLRPKGIIQMLDLLRPIYEKTAAYGHFGREEPEFSWEKTDKAAALRAAAGLK; encoded by the coding sequence GTGTCCAACGATTTCCTCTTCACCTCGGAATCCGTCTCCGAAGGCCACCCCGACAAGGTGGCTGACCAGATCTCCGACGCCATCCTCGACGCCATCTTCAAGCAGGACCCGCGCTCGCGCGTGGCCGCCGAGACGCTGACCAACACCGGCCTCGTGGTGCTGGCGGGCGAGATCACCACCAACGCCCACGTCGACTACATCCAGATCGCGCGCGACACCATCAAGCGCATCGGCTACGACAACACCGAGTACGGCATCGACTACAAGGGCTGCGCGGTGCTCGTGGCCTACGACAAGCAGTCGAACGACATCGCCCAGGGCGTCGACCACGCCTCCGACGACCACCTCAACATCGGCGCCGGCGACCAGGGCCTGATGTTCGGCTACGCCTGCGACGAGACGCCCGAGCTGATGCCCGCGCCGATCTACTACGCGCACCGCCTCGTCGAGCGCCAGGCCCAGCTTCGCAAAGACGGCCGCCTGCCCTTCCTGCGCCCCGACGCCAAGAGCCAGGTCACGATGCGCTACGTGGACGGCAAGCCGCACAGCATCGACACCGTGGTGCTCTCTACCCAGCACTCGCCTGACCAGAGTGAAACCCAGCACAAGATGAAGGCCTCGTTCACCGAAGCCATCATCGAAGAGATCATCAAGCCGGTGCTGCCCAAGGAGTGGCTGAAGGAAACCCGCTACCTGATCAACCCGACCGGCCGCTTCGTCATCGGCGGCCCGCAGGGTGACTGCGGCCTGACCGGCCGCAAGATCATCGTCGACACCTATGGCGGCGCCTGCCCGCATGGCGGTGGCGCGTTCTCGGGCAAGGACCCGTCGAAGGTCGACCGTTCGGCCGCCTACGCCGCCCGCTACGTCGCGAAGAACATCGTCAAGGCGGGCCTCGCCAAGCAGTGCCAGATCCAGGTTGCCTACGCGATCGGCGTGGCCAAGCCGATGAACGTGACGGTCTACACCGAAGGCACCGGCGTGATCCCCGACGACAAGATCGCCGCGCTCGTCAACGAGCACTTCGACCTGCGCCCGAAGGGCATCATCCAGATGCTCGACCTGCTGCGCCCGATCTACGAGAAGACCGCTGCCTACGGCCACTTCGGCCGCGAGGAGCCGGAGTTCTCGTGGGAGAAGACGGACAAGGCGGCCGCGCTGCGTGCCGCAGCCGGCCTCAAGTAA